In Aerosakkonema funiforme FACHB-1375, a genomic segment contains:
- a CDS encoding Calx-beta domain-containing protein gives MNLAIDSSSTLTSNSGGTFPIDYNFSVAGGGSISGTGTTRTLIIPAGQSSVDLTLTPINDTHAEADETLKLNLATGDYSIDAVKNTGTVTVAANDTEVINLNDSVNDYKLTEGSLRQALLNAITFAGADTITFSGAGASGTINLVDELPNITGSNANNTTIDGPGANILTVQRSANPGTPKFGIFTFTNVTGAIDGLKIANGDRIGGSPTNGGGITNNAGTVTISDSIISNNKALIGGGIYNYGTMTVRNSTISDNYASSQIGGIANAGNNGDVLTIINSTISGNKAEGRYGGIATANLGTTMNLFNSTIYNNSAGIGQGGVYTNGTAVYAKNTIIAGNIAPSDPDFSGTLTSEGYNLIGNSSGASITGNTTGNIVGTPGTTINPKLDPLQNNGGSTPTHALQSDSPAINAGDPSFAPPPNTDQRGTGFDRVFGGRIDIGAFESKLTPALPQLSINDVTVTEGNFGSVSAFFTVTLSSKSSSSVSVKYTTADNTAVAGSDYSFSTGTITFAPNETTKTIFVPIQSDTAYETTEKFAVTLSNPTNAEINDGVGEGTIIDNDNFPTITINDITVTPPKTGTVDAVFTVTLSNPSSFPISVDFATANDTATTPEDYVNSSGKLTFDPGQVSKTIPVQVKSPPPPPTPLPSEIRGTSWNDSDKDGVRDLGEPGLANRTIFLDKNQNGILNASETYTTTDANGNYAFTNLMPGGYTVAQLSQVGWTQTFPSNSSPSPSVLIPVSNRRDQVFDPTRNLLYITTSDGKVQRYNVVTKTLLSAFNVGTSLNGADITPDGNFLYVAENQTSGGQGFFRKVNLSNGAVTNIPYNLAFGEAGAWDVEIAANGKGLATTDYSGSGWTPLRELNTATDTLSIRTDAPGSGFGEVRQRTHISRSADRSFFFLTESNISSGPIFTYDPNGEGQEKFNLNLSNATNANILDDRGVGTIKADQFPSKGETNTFHSNALSSLNRDGSLIALESYPSDIVIRDKSLNPVKTLTGYEGGMVFDSKRDILYAANVSTDRIVAFDTNSWNQLYTLNIGENINGDDSFGWNFGSGLMSVSDDGKYLFMSTPSGVRMFDLPQLGSHAVTLGSGQVVNAIDFGSSV, from the coding sequence GTGAATCTGGCGATCGATTCTAGCAGTACCCTGACTAGCAATTCTGGCGGAACTTTCCCAATTGACTACAACTTTAGTGTTGCTGGTGGTGGCAGTATTTCTGGCACGGGTACAACTAGAACTTTAATTATCCCCGCCGGACAATCGTCTGTAGATTTAACTCTCACCCCAATTAACGATACTCACGCCGAGGCAGATGAAACGCTAAAACTCAATTTAGCAACAGGAGATTACAGCATCGATGCGGTTAAAAATACTGGCACGGTGACTGTTGCTGCTAACGATACGGAAGTCATCAATCTTAATGACAGCGTAAATGATTATAAGCTCACAGAAGGTTCATTGCGGCAAGCATTGCTGAATGCGATTACTTTTGCAGGCGCTGACACCATTACCTTCAGCGGTGCGGGTGCATCGGGAACCATAAATCTAGTGGATGAACTGCCAAATATTACGGGTAGTAATGCCAATAACACGACAATTGATGGCCCTGGCGCAAATATCCTCACCGTACAGCGGAGTGCAAATCCGGGAACGCCCAAGTTTGGTATTTTTACGTTTACTAACGTCACAGGTGCGATCGATGGTTTAAAGATAGCAAATGGCGATCGCATCGGTGGTAGTCCCACTAACGGTGGCGGTATCACTAACAATGCAGGCACGGTAACCATATCCGATAGCATCATTTCTAACAACAAAGCATTAATTGGCGGTGGTATCTACAACTACGGCACGATGACGGTGCGAAACAGCACTATCTCCGATAACTATGCGAGTTCCCAAATTGGCGGGATCGCTAATGCTGGCAACAACGGCGATGTTCTGACAATTATTAACAGCACCATTTCCGGTAATAAGGCAGAAGGTCGCTACGGTGGGATTGCCACTGCCAATCTTGGCACTACGATGAATTTGTTTAATAGCACCATCTACAACAACTCGGCAGGTATCGGTCAAGGTGGTGTTTATACCAACGGCACAGCAGTATATGCCAAAAACACTATTATTGCTGGAAATATTGCTCCTTCCGACCCAGATTTTAGCGGCACTCTTACTTCTGAGGGTTATAACTTAATCGGCAATTCTTCCGGCGCTTCGATTACGGGTAACACTACTGGCAATATTGTCGGCACTCCCGGCACGACCATTAACCCCAAACTCGATCCCTTGCAAAACAATGGTGGTTCGACTCCGACTCACGCTTTGCAATCTGACAGTCCTGCTATTAATGCTGGAGATCCGAGTTTTGCACCGCCGCCAAATACCGACCAACGAGGTACGGGATTCGATCGCGTTTTTGGGGGTAGGATAGACATCGGTGCTTTCGAGTCTAAGCTCACACCCGCGCTACCTCAGTTAAGTATTAACGATGTCACTGTTACCGAAGGAAATTTCGGCAGCGTTAGCGCTTTCTTCACGGTAACTTTATCGAGTAAAAGCAGTTCCAGCGTGTCGGTAAAGTACACCACCGCAGACAATACCGCTGTAGCTGGATCGGATTACAGTTTTAGCACGGGCACTATCACCTTTGCACCCAACGAAACAACCAAAACCATTTTCGTTCCCATCCAAAGTGACACCGCCTACGAAACCACAGAAAAGTTTGCCGTCACCTTGAGTAATCCCACCAATGCCGAAATTAACGACGGTGTAGGCGAAGGCACAATTATCGACAACGATAATTTTCCGACCATCACTATCAACGATATCACCGTTACTCCACCGAAAACAGGTACCGTTGATGCTGTCTTCACCGTAACTTTGTCAAATCCCAGTAGTTTTCCCATCTCGGTAGACTTCGCCACTGCCAACGATACGGCAACAACTCCAGAGGATTACGTAAATAGTTCCGGTAAACTGACTTTCGATCCCGGCCAAGTTAGCAAAACCATTCCCGTACAGGTCAAAAGTCCACCTCCACCGCCTACTCCACTCCCAAGCGAGATCCGGGGTACGAGTTGGAACGATAGCGATAAAGACGGCGTGCGAGATTTGGGAGAACCCGGACTGGCAAATAGGACTATCTTTTTGGATAAGAATCAAAACGGCATCCTAAATGCAAGTGAGACATACACTACAACTGATGCTAACGGCAATTATGCTTTCACCAACTTGATGCCGGGGGGTTATACTGTGGCCCAACTAAGCCAGGTTGGTTGGACTCAAACTTTCCCCAGCAATAGTTCTCCTTCACCTAGCGTTTTAATTCCTGTCAGCAACCGACGCGACCAAGTTTTCGATCCGACACGGAACTTACTCTACATCACTACCAGCGATGGCAAAGTGCAAAGATACAATGTGGTGACTAAAACATTGTTATCAGCTTTTAATGTGGGTACTTCGCTAAATGGTGCTGATATTACGCCTGATGGTAATTTCTTGTATGTGGCGGAAAATCAAACCAGTGGCGGACAAGGTTTCTTTCGGAAAGTCAATCTTAGTAATGGCGCGGTAACGAATATTCCTTATAATCTCGCTTTCGGTGAAGCGGGTGCTTGGGATGTTGAAATTGCTGCTAATGGTAAGGGGTTAGCTACCACCGACTACAGCGGTTCGGGTTGGACGCCACTGCGGGAACTCAATACAGCTACCGATACTTTATCGATCAGAACAGATGCGCCCGGATCGGGGTTTGGCGAAGTCAGGCAACGCACGCACATTTCTCGCAGTGCCGATCGCAGTTTCTTCTTTTTAACAGAATCGAATATATCCAGCGGCCCCATATTTACCTACGATCCGAATGGGGAAGGACAAGAAAAATTTAATCTCAATTTGAGCAATGCAACTAACGCCAACATTTTGGACGATCGAGGTGTGGGTACGATTAAGGCTGACCAATTTCCCAGTAAAGGTGAAACAAATACTTTCCACAGTAATGCTTTGTCCTCACTAAATCGCGATGGTTCGCTGATTGCATTGGAGTCTTATCCCAGCGACATAGTTATCCGCGATAAAAGCTTGAATCCTGTTAAAACGCTGACAGGATATGAAGGTGGGATGGTGTTCGATTCCAAGCGGGATATCCTCTACGCTGCTAACGTTAGTACCGATCGAATTGTGGCTTTTGATACTAATAGCTGGAATCAGTTATATACCCTCAACATCGGAGAAAATATTAATGGCGACGATTCTTTTGGTTGGAATTTTGGCAGTGGGTTAATGTCAGTTAGCGATGATGGAAAGTACCTGTTTATGTCAACGCCTTCCGGCGTGCGAATGTTCGATTTACCCCAACTCGGTAGCCACGCTGTCACGCTTGGTTCCGGACAGGTTGTGAATGCGATCGACTTTGGTAGCTCTGTATGA
- a CDS encoding NAD(P)-dependent alcohol dehydrogenase, translating into MYNAKAYSAASATSPLASDTIPRRDPTEYDVQIEILFCGICHSDLHSVRNEWSSAMPTVYPIVPGHEMVGRVTKVGSAVTKYKPGDKAAIGCMVESDGTCPQCKAGFEQFCPNLTLTYNSPDKHLGGVTYGGYSDSIVVDERFVLRVPDHLDLAGTAPLLCAGITTYSPIRHWGVTKGKKVGVVGLGGLGHMGVKFARAFGAHVVVFTTSPDKKEDALRLGADEVVVSRNTDEMQKHAGSFDFILDTVSAKHDIDAYLNLLTRDGNITLVGAPEKPLEVSAFSLIMGRRSLSGSNIGGIAETQEMLDFCGQHNITADVEVIPIQKVNDAYERLLKSDVKYRFVIDMASLKSE; encoded by the coding sequence ATGTATAACGCCAAGGCTTACTCTGCTGCCAGTGCGACATCACCCCTAGCCTCCGATACGATCCCCAGGCGAGATCCCACCGAATACGACGTACAGATCGAAATCCTCTTCTGCGGCATCTGCCACTCCGACCTCCATTCAGTGCGTAACGAGTGGAGCAGCGCCATGCCCACTGTCTACCCGATCGTTCCCGGTCACGAGATGGTCGGTCGCGTCACCAAAGTCGGCTCGGCAGTTACCAAGTACAAACCTGGCGACAAGGCGGCGATCGGCTGTATGGTCGAATCGGATGGAACCTGCCCCCAGTGTAAAGCTGGCTTTGAGCAGTTCTGTCCAAACCTAACCCTTACCTACAACTCTCCAGACAAGCACCTGGGAGGCGTTACATACGGTGGCTACTCCGATAGCATCGTCGTCGATGAACGCTTCGTTCTGCGCGTCCCCGACCACCTCGATCTCGCTGGAACCGCCCCACTCCTGTGCGCCGGAATTACAACCTATTCACCCATCCGCCACTGGGGTGTCACCAAGGGCAAGAAAGTTGGCGTGGTCGGTCTGGGCGGACTGGGACACATGGGCGTGAAGTTCGCTCGTGCGTTCGGAGCCCACGTCGTTGTCTTCACTACTTCACCTGACAAGAAGGAAGACGCGCTCCGCCTGGGAGCCGACGAAGTGGTCGTCTCCCGCAACACCGACGAGATGCAAAAGCACGCTGGCAGTTTCGATTTCATCCTCGATACCGTCTCTGCTAAGCACGACATCGATGCTTATCTTAACCTGCTCACCCGCGACGGCAACATCACTCTTGTCGGCGCACCAGAAAAGCCTCTGGAAGTTTCGGCATTCAGCCTCATCATGGGTCGTCGCAGTCTTTCCGGCTCAAACATCGGCGGCATCGCCGAAACTCAGGAAATGCTGGATTTTTGCGGCCAGCATAACATTACCGCCGATGTTGAAGTCATCCCCATTCAGAAGGTCAACGATGCCTACGAGCGACTGCTCAAGTCTGATGTGAAATACCGCTTCGTAATTGATATGGCATCCCTGAAATCTGAATAA